From the Arthrobacter sp. PM3 genome, one window contains:
- a CDS encoding DeoR/GlpR family DNA-binding transcription regulator, which yields MNTDERHRLIGELLRHREQITVDELMAACGASGATIRRDLDILAGHGVLRRVHGGAMSLLLQGENPGYGQRELEGHAAKVRIAAAVAAMLKDRGRFWLDSGTTATEIARHLQQRDMTIMPMSLQAVSALAGDQGQAGHRPELLLPGGSLVPGELSFRGPMTEGNVRSLRFDAAVVTPCALSLRDGLLAHDLDDAAVKRAGLESAAKVIVACSGAKWNASAMALVAPLSAVDAIVTDKALSADELTLLAQHSVEAVIV from the coding sequence ATGAATACTGATGAGCGGCACCGCCTGATCGGCGAGCTGCTGAGGCATCGCGAGCAGATCACCGTGGACGAGCTGATGGCCGCCTGCGGTGCCTCCGGGGCAACCATCCGGCGTGATCTCGACATCCTGGCCGGACATGGCGTGCTCCGCCGGGTCCACGGTGGAGCCATGAGCCTGCTGCTGCAGGGCGAAAACCCCGGCTACGGGCAGCGCGAGCTGGAGGGCCACGCGGCCAAGGTCCGGATCGCCGCCGCGGTGGCTGCGATGCTCAAGGACCGGGGCCGCTTCTGGCTGGACAGCGGCACCACGGCTACCGAGATCGCCCGGCACCTGCAACAGCGCGACATGACGATCATGCCAATGTCCCTGCAGGCCGTCAGTGCGCTGGCCGGTGACCAGGGCCAGGCCGGGCACCGCCCCGAGCTGCTGCTGCCGGGCGGGAGCCTCGTTCCGGGCGAACTGTCCTTCCGCGGACCCATGACGGAGGGAAACGTCCGCTCGCTGCGCTTTGACGCCGCCGTGGTCACGCCCTGTGCGCTGAGCCTCCGTGACGGGCTGCTGGCCCACGATCTCGACGACGCCGCGGTGAAGCGCGCCGGCCTGGAATCGGCGGCCAAGGTGATCGTGGCCTGTTCCGGCGCCAAATGGAACGCCAGTGCCATGGCGCTGGTTGCTCCGCTGAGTGCCGTGGATGCCATTGTCACCGACAAGGCCCTCAGCGCCGACGAACTGACCCTCCTTGCCCAACACTCAGTGGAAGCCGTGATCGTATGA
- a CDS encoding ABC-F family ATP-binding cassette domain-containing protein — protein sequence MAHIDVSGIDYFLSDGTQLLNGVTFKVPDGTKTALIGPNGTGKTTLFRIIAGDLVPDEGVIGRSGNMGIMRQFVGQVRDDSTVRDLLVSAAPPALAAAARAVDEAELAMLEHDDEPTQMAYAQAIVDWGDAGGYDVETVWDEVCMAALGLPFDRAQHRPASSLSGGEQKRLVLEALFAGPDELLLLDEPDNYLDVPGKRWLEAKLNESKKTVFFISHDRELLNNAAGRIVTLEPGINGAGAWIHGGGFGSYVDARADRNARFEELRKRWDEEHVKLKELVNMYKNKAAFRSDMANRYHAAQTRLAKFLEAGPPEALPIEQNVQMRLKGGRTAKRAIVAERLELTGLMKPFSTEIWFGDRVGVLGSNGSGKSHFLRLLATGGTDPEREHLPVSDVEIAEVPHEGTVKLGARIRPGFFAQTHVRPDLLGKTLLEILHRGDEHRSGLGREAAAGALDGYGLAGQSEQKYESLSGGQQARFQILLLQLSGATLLLLDEPTDNLDLHSAEALERAIDHFEGTVLAVTHDRWFARTFDRFLVFGSDGKVYESAEPVWDEKRVERAR from the coding sequence GTGGCTCATATTGACGTTTCCGGCATCGACTACTTCCTCTCCGACGGCACCCAGCTGCTCAACGGGGTGACGTTCAAGGTTCCGGACGGCACCAAGACGGCGCTGATCGGGCCGAACGGCACCGGCAAGACCACACTGTTCCGGATCATCGCCGGCGACCTCGTCCCCGACGAAGGGGTGATCGGGCGCTCCGGCAATATGGGCATCATGCGCCAGTTCGTGGGCCAGGTCCGTGACGACTCCACGGTCCGCGACCTCCTGGTCTCCGCGGCCCCGCCCGCGCTGGCTGCCGCCGCGCGCGCCGTGGACGAGGCCGAGCTCGCCATGCTGGAGCACGACGACGAACCCACCCAGATGGCCTATGCCCAGGCGATCGTGGACTGGGGAGACGCCGGGGGCTACGACGTCGAGACCGTCTGGGACGAGGTCTGCATGGCCGCACTCGGCCTGCCGTTCGACCGCGCGCAGCACCGCCCGGCGTCGAGCCTTTCCGGCGGCGAGCAGAAGCGGCTGGTGCTCGAGGCCCTCTTCGCAGGCCCCGACGAACTCCTGCTCCTCGACGAACCGGACAACTACCTCGACGTCCCCGGCAAGCGCTGGCTTGAGGCCAAGCTCAACGAGTCCAAGAAGACCGTGTTCTTCATCAGCCACGACCGGGAGTTGCTCAACAACGCGGCGGGACGCATCGTCACCCTGGAGCCGGGCATCAACGGTGCCGGCGCCTGGATCCACGGCGGCGGTTTCGGCTCCTACGTGGACGCGCGCGCGGACCGCAACGCCCGCTTCGAGGAGCTGCGCAAGCGCTGGGACGAGGAGCACGTCAAGCTCAAGGAACTCGTCAACATGTACAAGAACAAGGCCGCGTTCCGGTCGGACATGGCCAACCGGTACCACGCGGCGCAGACCCGGCTGGCGAAGTTCCTGGAGGCCGGGCCGCCCGAGGCCCTGCCCATCGAGCAGAACGTGCAGATGCGGCTCAAGGGCGGCCGCACCGCCAAGCGCGCCATCGTGGCGGAAAGGCTGGAACTGACCGGTCTCATGAAGCCGTTTTCCACCGAGATCTGGTTCGGGGACCGCGTCGGCGTGCTCGGCTCCAACGGCTCGGGCAAGAGCCACTTCCTGCGCCTGCTCGCCACCGGTGGCACCGACCCGGAACGGGAGCACCTGCCGGTGTCCGACGTCGAAATCGCAGAGGTCCCGCACGAGGGCACCGTGAAACTCGGTGCCCGGATCCGGCCCGGCTTTTTCGCCCAGACCCACGTCCGGCCCGACCTCCTGGGTAAGACCCTTCTGGAGATCCTGCACCGCGGCGACGAGCACCGTTCAGGACTGGGCCGCGAAGCCGCCGCCGGTGCGCTGGACGGCTACGGCCTGGCCGGGCAGTCCGAGCAGAAGTACGAGTCCCTCTCCGGCGGCCAGCAGGCCCGGTTCCAGATCCTGCTCCTCCAGTTGTCCGGCGCCACCCTGCTGCTGCTCGACGAGCCCACGGACAACCTGGACCTGCACTCGGCCGAGGCACTGGAACGGGCGATCGACCACTTCGAAGGCACCGTCCTGGCCGTCACCCACGACCGCTGGTTCGCCCGGACCTTCGACCGTTTCCTGGTCTTCGGCTCCGACGGCAAGGTCTACGAGTCCGCCGAGCCGGTCTGGGACGAAAAGCGCGTCGAGCGCGCCCGCTGA
- a CDS encoding penicillin-binding transpeptidase domain-containing protein: protein MGNSSKLSLALVGLVLGGSLVACSDGRAGAADAANQLAGAVSALDVGAVAFDGKESGAANEQLKEVFQGLAPDKPAVQAGDLAFEADTATFPLNYTWKVGAEEWKYTVSAQLKKSGDKWLPVWKPAMLAPDLADGEILTRSTNTPQRAAILGAGDVPLVTYRPVVNVGIDKPKLGGADPADAATKLAQLVGVDPAAYAQQVAAAGPDAFVAAITLREDGSRTITDAQISAIPGGRAIKDYLPLAPTRTFARALLGTAAEANAEQIEKSGGALKPGDTTGTGGLQQQYDAQLRGTDGIVIRAQKAGLTPAEIQSATPDQRRNLFETKIKAGTPLRTTLDPNLQQLAEDVLAGVGPASAIVALRPSSGAVLAAASGPGSNGYDTAMLGQYAPGSIFKLVDSLAMFRNGMTPDSKVDCPATLTVDGRTFKNAEGYPASSLGSVTLRDAFAHSCNTAFINARDGVSQAQLESAATSLGVAVEAPALGAAAFLGSVPGEAEGTEHAASMIGQGKVLLSPLAAAIMAGSVAKGAPVAARLVLNPNESVADPAAGGSGTASAGPSSGASPSGDAPPSTVPAPAPAAGTPVTAAEAASLADMMRAVVTSGHAGFLASVPGEPVGAKTGTAEFGNDNPPKTHAWIVATHGDLAVAVFVEDGGLGATTSGPLLKEFLTRAS, encoded by the coding sequence ATGGGGAACTCATCAAAACTTTCACTGGCCCTTGTCGGCCTTGTCCTTGGCGGCTCGCTGGTCGCCTGCAGCGACGGCCGGGCCGGCGCGGCAGACGCTGCCAATCAGCTTGCCGGCGCCGTGTCCGCGCTCGATGTCGGGGCCGTCGCCTTTGACGGCAAGGAATCCGGCGCCGCCAACGAACAGCTCAAAGAGGTGTTCCAGGGGCTCGCTCCGGACAAACCCGCCGTGCAGGCCGGGGACCTGGCCTTTGAGGCGGACACGGCCACGTTTCCGCTGAACTACACCTGGAAGGTCGGCGCGGAGGAATGGAAATACACCGTGTCCGCGCAGCTGAAGAAGTCCGGCGACAAATGGCTGCCCGTGTGGAAGCCGGCGATGCTGGCCCCGGACCTGGCCGATGGTGAGATCCTCACCCGCTCCACGAACACCCCGCAGCGTGCCGCCATCCTCGGGGCCGGCGACGTTCCGCTCGTCACCTACCGGCCGGTCGTCAACGTCGGCATCGACAAGCCCAAGCTCGGCGGCGCGGACCCCGCTGACGCCGCCACCAAGCTCGCGCAGCTCGTGGGTGTCGACCCGGCCGCCTACGCCCAGCAGGTCGCCGCCGCCGGACCGGACGCCTTCGTTGCGGCCATCACCTTGCGCGAGGACGGGTCCCGGACCATCACGGACGCACAGATTTCGGCCATCCCCGGCGGCCGGGCCATCAAGGACTATCTCCCGCTGGCGCCAACCCGCACGTTCGCGCGGGCCCTCCTGGGGACAGCAGCTGAGGCCAACGCCGAACAGATCGAGAAGTCCGGCGGTGCCCTCAAACCCGGCGACACCACCGGCACCGGCGGTCTGCAGCAGCAGTATGACGCGCAGCTGCGTGGAACCGACGGCATCGTCATCAGGGCACAGAAAGCCGGCCTCACCCCCGCGGAAATCCAGTCCGCCACCCCGGATCAGCGCCGGAACCTGTTCGAGACCAAGATCAAGGCAGGGACCCCGCTGAGGACCACCCTTGACCCGAACCTGCAGCAGCTGGCCGAGGACGTCCTGGCCGGCGTCGGCCCTGCATCGGCCATCGTGGCGCTCCGGCCCTCCAGCGGTGCGGTCCTGGCCGCAGCCTCGGGACCCGGCAGCAACGGTTACGACACCGCCATGCTGGGCCAGTACGCCCCCGGTTCGATTTTCAAGTTGGTCGACTCCCTGGCCATGTTCCGCAACGGGATGACCCCGGATTCGAAAGTCGACTGCCCGGCAACCCTGACCGTGGACGGCCGCACCTTCAAGAACGCCGAAGGCTACCCCGCGTCCTCCCTGGGCTCCGTGACCCTCCGCGACGCCTTCGCGCATTCCTGCAACACGGCCTTCATCAACGCCCGGGACGGCGTCAGCCAGGCGCAGCTCGAATCCGCCGCCACCTCCCTCGGTGTCGCCGTCGAAGCGCCCGCGCTGGGGGCCGCCGCCTTCCTGGGCTCCGTGCCCGGCGAGGCCGAGGGCACCGAACACGCCGCGTCGATGATCGGCCAGGGGAAGGTCCTGCTGTCGCCGCTGGCCGCCGCCATCATGGCCGGTTCCGTGGCCAAGGGCGCCCCCGTGGCGGCCCGGCTGGTCCTGAATCCGAACGAGAGCGTCGCGGATCCGGCGGCCGGCGGATCCGGCACCGCCTCAGCGGGCCCGTCATCGGGTGCCTCACCGTCCGGTGATGCCCCGCCGTCCACCGTCCCTGCACCCGCCCCCGCGGCCGGGACGCCCGTGACCGCGGCGGAGGCGGCGTCGCTGGCCGACATGATGCGCGCCGTGGTGACCAGCGGGCACGCCGGGTTCCTGGCGTCCGTCCCGGGCGAGCCCGTCGGTGCGAAGACCGGGACGGCGGAATTCGGCAACGACAATCCGCCGAAGACCCACGCCTGGATCGTGGCGACGCACGGTGACCTCGCCGTCGCCGTCTTCGTCGAGGACGGCGGCCTCGGCGCCACCACCTCCGGACCGCTGCTGAAGGAGTTCCTCACCCGGGCCAGCTGA
- a CDS encoding response regulator transcription factor: MNTIRVFLVDDHPVVRAGLRAMLGDLEGISVVAEAADGGAALAGLARLHTLGEPADVVLMDLQMGEGMDGVTATGRIRAGEAGQPAPPVLILTTYDSDADILAAVEAGASGYMLKDAPPEQIRQAVLSAAAGQTALAPEVAARLMGRIRNPEPALSAREIQLLELLATGMGNRAIAKQLFISEATVKTHLVHIYGKLGVDNRTAAIAVAARRRIIRRP; the protein is encoded by the coding sequence ATGAACACCATCCGCGTGTTCCTGGTGGACGACCACCCGGTGGTCCGGGCCGGGCTGCGGGCCATGCTGGGTGACCTCGAGGGCATCAGCGTGGTTGCCGAGGCCGCGGACGGCGGCGCCGCCCTGGCCGGACTGGCCAGGCTTCACACCCTGGGCGAGCCCGCGGACGTGGTGCTCATGGATCTGCAGATGGGTGAGGGCATGGACGGGGTCACCGCCACCGGCCGGATCAGGGCCGGGGAGGCCGGCCAGCCGGCGCCGCCGGTGCTGATTCTCACCACCTATGATTCCGACGCCGACATCCTCGCCGCCGTGGAGGCCGGCGCCAGCGGCTACATGCTCAAGGATGCCCCGCCCGAGCAGATCCGCCAGGCCGTGCTCTCCGCCGCCGCCGGGCAGACGGCGCTGGCGCCCGAGGTTGCGGCCCGGCTGATGGGCCGGATCCGGAATCCGGAGCCGGCGCTGTCCGCCCGCGAGATCCAGCTGCTGGAACTGCTGGCCACCGGGATGGGAAACCGGGCGATCGCGAAGCAGCTGTTCATCTCCGAGGCGACCGTGAAAACCCATCTCGTGCACATCTACGGCAAGCTCGGCGTGGACAACCGCACTGCCGCCATCGCCGTGGCCGCGCGGCGCCGGATCATCAGGCGGCCTTAG
- a CDS encoding sensor histidine kinase, with protein sequence MEQAGTHLADSREISAESTGAAVILRVLRVSLHVGFAVLLLVAVIRLLAGGVAGTGWITLLLALLLATVYLAGTVLEKRHAAHHARFDPRPYSGWWLAGVSVLWLLLVLASADFVWLAFPLFFLQLHVLRRRLALPAIALSTLVVIAALWFHNGGAGPPVPGGAALQLPMVLGPLFGAAFAVVTGLAYRALFLEAENQRLAAQELRRTRAELARTQHNAGTLAERTRLAREIHDTLAQGLSSIVLMGRAAEKALDDGDTAVARDRLRIVRDTAAANLAEARNFVRALQSPDLEGGSLVAGLQRLCAQTEAQSAAHGAGLHCRLDVEGVPVPLPGTHQTALLRAAQSSLANVRAHAQASTAVVTLSFLGPDVAMDIYDDGTGFDPAALPAPAARPDGSGYGLTSLRDRVAALHGRLDIESAPGEGTVVAIRLPLGEAAGSAPAPATGDRT encoded by the coding sequence ATGGAACAAGCGGGCACACACCTCGCAGACAGCCGCGAGATTTCCGCGGAGTCCACCGGGGCAGCCGTCATCCTGCGCGTCCTGCGCGTGAGCCTTCACGTCGGCTTCGCGGTGCTGCTCCTGGTGGCCGTCATCCGGCTCCTGGCCGGCGGAGTCGCCGGCACGGGCTGGATCACCCTGCTCCTCGCCCTGTTGCTGGCTACCGTTTACCTCGCCGGGACCGTCCTGGAAAAGCGGCATGCCGCCCACCACGCCCGGTTCGATCCGCGGCCGTATTCGGGCTGGTGGCTGGCCGGCGTCAGCGTCCTCTGGCTGCTGCTGGTCCTCGCCAGCGCCGACTTCGTGTGGCTGGCGTTCCCGCTGTTCTTCCTGCAGCTGCACGTGCTGCGGCGGCGGCTGGCGCTGCCGGCCATCGCGCTGAGCACCCTCGTGGTCATCGCGGCGCTCTGGTTCCACAACGGCGGGGCCGGCCCGCCGGTGCCGGGCGGCGCGGCGCTGCAGCTGCCCATGGTGCTCGGCCCCCTGTTCGGCGCGGCGTTCGCCGTGGTCACGGGACTGGCGTACCGGGCGCTGTTCCTTGAAGCAGAGAACCAGCGGCTGGCGGCCCAGGAGCTCCGGCGCACCCGCGCCGAACTCGCCCGCACCCAGCACAACGCCGGCACCCTCGCCGAGCGCACCCGGCTGGCCCGCGAAATCCACGACACCCTGGCCCAGGGCCTGTCCAGCATTGTCCTGATGGGCCGCGCCGCCGAGAAAGCCCTGGACGACGGCGACACCGCCGTGGCCCGGGACAGGCTCCGCATTGTCCGGGACACGGCCGCCGCCAACCTGGCAGAGGCCCGCAACTTCGTCAGGGCGCTGCAGTCCCCCGACCTCGAGGGCGGCTCCCTCGTGGCCGGCCTGCAGCGGCTGTGCGCCCAGACCGAAGCGCAGTCCGCCGCGCACGGCGCCGGGCTGCACTGCCGCCTCGACGTCGAGGGAGTCCCGGTGCCGCTCCCCGGAACCCACCAGACAGCACTGCTCCGCGCCGCACAGTCGAGCCTGGCCAACGTCCGGGCCCACGCACAGGCGAGCACCGCCGTCGTCACCCTTTCCTTCCTGGGTCCCGACGTCGCGATGGACATCTACGACGACGGCACCGGCTTCGATCCCGCAGCGCTGCCCGCCCCGGCCGCCCGGCCGGACGGATCCGGGTACGGGCTGACGTCCTTGCGCGACCGCGTGGCCGCCCTGCACGGCCGGCTGGACATTGAATCCGCCCCGGGCGAGGGCACGGTTGTTGCCATCCGGCTCCCGCTGGGCGAAGCGGCCGGTTCCGCTCCGGCACCGGCGACGGGGGACCGGACATGA
- a CDS encoding ABC transporter permease, translating to MYLAIRDIRFAKGRFALMGAVVALITLLLVMLSGLTAGLGNQSTSALAALPADQVVFGAPAGSEPKASFTESEVTRAQQAQWTARDGVARAEALGISQGRFQALGAGGLPARTASVAVFGADPGTGLAPARLSEGGVAVGTGLAQELDLSLGSRASVGGTELVVTAIVPDQWYSHTGVVWTTLADWQKLAHVRDAGAATVLAVTFEPGSAGADVAAANAAAGTVSTTVDGSFQALGSYKSENGSLLLMQAFLYGISALVIVAFLTVWTVQRTRDIAVLKALGGSARYVLRDAMAQAALILLAGAAAGGAAGAAAGVLASRAAPFLLTPWTTLLPVAGIVILGLAGAALAVRSVARVDPLIALGGN from the coding sequence ATGTATCTCGCCATCCGCGACATCCGCTTCGCCAAGGGCCGGTTCGCCCTGATGGGCGCGGTCGTCGCCCTCATCACGCTCCTGCTCGTCATGCTTTCCGGCCTCACGGCCGGGCTGGGCAACCAGTCGACGTCGGCCCTCGCCGCCCTTCCGGCAGACCAGGTGGTCTTCGGCGCCCCGGCCGGCAGCGAGCCCAAGGCCTCGTTCACGGAGTCGGAGGTCACGCGCGCCCAGCAGGCGCAGTGGACGGCCCGCGACGGCGTCGCCCGCGCCGAGGCCCTGGGAATCAGCCAGGGCCGGTTCCAGGCGCTGGGCGCCGGGGGCCTCCCGGCCCGCACCGCCAGCGTGGCCGTCTTCGGCGCCGACCCCGGCACAGGCCTTGCTCCCGCCCGGCTGTCAGAGGGGGGCGTCGCCGTCGGAACCGGCCTGGCCCAGGAACTGGACCTCAGCCTCGGCAGCCGGGCGTCGGTGGGCGGCACGGAGCTCGTCGTGACGGCCATCGTTCCGGATCAGTGGTACTCACACACCGGCGTTGTCTGGACCACCCTCGCGGACTGGCAGAAACTGGCGCATGTCCGGGACGCGGGCGCCGCAACGGTGCTCGCCGTGACGTTTGAACCGGGGAGCGCCGGCGCGGACGTCGCCGCGGCCAACGCGGCCGCGGGAACAGTCAGCACCACCGTGGACGGCTCCTTCCAGGCCCTTGGCTCCTACAAGAGCGAGAACGGCTCGCTACTGCTCATGCAGGCATTTCTCTACGGCATTTCAGCACTCGTCATCGTCGCCTTCCTGACGGTCTGGACGGTGCAGCGCACCCGTGACATCGCCGTCCTGAAGGCCCTGGGCGGGTCCGCCCGCTACGTTCTCCGCGACGCCATGGCACAGGCAGCCCTGATTCTGCTGGCCGGTGCCGCGGCGGGGGGAGCGGCCGGAGCCGCCGCCGGGGTCCTCGCCTCCCGGGCCGCGCCGTTCCTCCTCACGCCCTGGACAACCCTGCTGCCCGTGGCCGGAATCGTGATCCTGGGCCTGGCCGGCGCAGCCCTGGCCGTCCGCAGCGTCGCCCGCGTCGATCCACTGATCGCCCTTGGCGGCAACTGA
- a CDS encoding ABC transporter ATP-binding protein — protein sequence MNPAQNNSVPTNSALNLVNVTLEYPDGDGTLKALDEVSLKVRPGEFVSLIGPSGSGKSSLLAVAATLVRPSAGLVLIDGQDAGSLSDAGRTALRRDRIGIIFQQPNLLPSLTAVEQLVITQRLRGGTARQAAERATELLDLVGLAQSLSKRPHQLSGGQRQRVNIARALMGSPAVLLVDEPTAALDHERSDAIVRLLRQVTDEFGVATVMVTHDTHFVALTDAVANMRDGRLSAAAAPDRRLSAAAPRLG from the coding sequence GTGAACCCCGCCCAGAACAATTCCGTTCCTACCAATTCCGCCCTGAACCTTGTCAACGTCACACTGGAGTACCCGGACGGAGACGGCACCCTCAAGGCCCTGGACGAGGTCAGCCTCAAAGTCCGCCCGGGGGAGTTCGTCTCCCTGATCGGCCCCTCGGGGTCGGGGAAGTCGTCCCTGCTGGCCGTCGCGGCCACCCTCGTCCGGCCCTCGGCGGGCCTGGTGCTGATCGACGGGCAGGACGCGGGCAGCCTGTCCGACGCCGGCCGCACGGCTTTGCGCCGGGACAGGATCGGCATCATCTTTCAGCAGCCCAACCTCCTGCCCTCACTGACCGCTGTGGAGCAACTGGTGATCACCCAGCGGCTGCGCGGCGGGACCGCCCGCCAGGCGGCAGAACGCGCCACGGAGCTGCTGGATCTCGTGGGACTCGCCCAGTCCTTGTCGAAGCGGCCACACCAGCTCTCCGGCGGCCAGCGGCAGCGCGTCAACATCGCCCGGGCGCTCATGGGCAGTCCCGCCGTGCTGCTCGTGGATGAGCCGACGGCGGCCCTCGACCATGAGCGCAGCGACGCGATCGTCCGGCTGCTGCGGCAGGTCACGGACGAATTCGGCGTGGCCACCGTCATGGTCACCCACGACACCCACTTTGTCGCGTTGACGGATGCCGTGGCGAACATGCGCGACGGGCGACTTTCCGCTGCGGCGGCACCGGACCGGCGGCTTTCCGCCGCAGCGCCGCGCCTCGGCTAG
- a CDS encoding NAD(P)/FAD-dependent oxidoreductase — MTDVAVVGSGPNGLAAAVTMARAGLKVQVFEAAPTPGGGLRTAQLIEPGHFHDVCSAVHPMALASPFFRRFELSRRVGFAVPDISYGSPLDGGRAALAHRSLERTAAGLGRDGAAYRRLMAPLVRRVEGVAGLALNHLLRIPRDPGAAAVFGARTLEQGTLFWNARFRDDLAPALLSGAAAHAVGRLPSATAAGAGLLLGALGHAGGWPVPLGGSAAIARALTADLEAHGAVIQTGTRISSLAELPPARATLLDVAPPALLRLADGQFPAGYRRALEAFRFGNAACKVDFILSGPVPWAAGGLADAGTVHVGGTRAEIAAAENEVASGRHPDRPYVLVAQPSRLDPGRAPAGRHILWTYCHVPAGSTVDMGEAVMAQLERFAPGFRDLVVHFRVTTAAGLAAYDENYVGGDFSAGRMDLRGVFRRPVLSRVPWRTPLPGVYLCSSSTPPGPGVTGMPGFHAAGHALRDMFGMGVPDLGYRRP; from the coding sequence GTGACTGACGTCGCCGTCGTCGGTTCAGGCCCCAACGGGCTGGCTGCCGCGGTGACCATGGCGCGGGCCGGGCTCAAAGTCCAGGTGTTCGAGGCCGCCCCCACCCCCGGCGGAGGACTCCGGACGGCCCAACTGATCGAACCCGGCCATTTCCACGATGTCTGCTCGGCCGTGCACCCCATGGCCCTGGCGTCCCCGTTCTTCCGCCGCTTCGAGTTGTCCCGGCGCGTGGGCTTCGCGGTGCCGGACATCTCCTACGGGTCCCCGCTCGACGGCGGCCGGGCAGCACTGGCACACCGCTCCCTGGAGCGCACGGCGGCCGGGCTCGGGCGGGACGGCGCAGCCTACCGCCGGTTGATGGCCCCGCTCGTGCGCCGGGTGGAGGGCGTCGCCGGGCTGGCCCTGAACCATCTCCTGCGGATTCCGCGGGATCCCGGCGCGGCTGCCGTGTTCGGCGCCCGGACGCTCGAACAGGGCACACTGTTCTGGAATGCGAGGTTCCGGGACGATTTAGCTCCCGCGCTGCTCAGCGGGGCTGCCGCGCATGCCGTGGGCAGGCTGCCCTCGGCCACCGCCGCCGGTGCAGGCCTCCTGCTCGGCGCCCTGGGCCACGCCGGCGGCTGGCCCGTCCCGCTCGGCGGGTCCGCCGCAATAGCCCGGGCGCTGACAGCCGACCTCGAAGCCCACGGCGCAGTGATCCAGACCGGGACGCGGATCAGTTCACTCGCCGAACTGCCGCCGGCCCGCGCGACCCTGCTGGACGTGGCGCCCCCGGCCCTGCTGCGCCTGGCGGACGGGCAGTTCCCGGCCGGCTACCGGCGCGCCCTCGAGGCCTTTCGTTTCGGGAACGCAGCCTGCAAAGTGGACTTCATCCTTTCCGGGCCCGTGCCGTGGGCGGCCGGCGGGCTTGCCGACGCCGGGACCGTCCACGTGGGCGGGACCCGGGCCGAGATTGCGGCGGCGGAGAACGAAGTCGCGTCCGGCAGGCACCCGGACCGGCCCTACGTGCTGGTCGCGCAGCCCTCACGCCTCGATCCCGGCCGCGCCCCCGCCGGCCGGCATATCCTCTGGACCTACTGCCATGTTCCGGCCGGCTCCACAGTGGACATGGGCGAGGCCGTCATGGCGCAGCTGGAACGCTTCGCACCGGGATTCCGGGACCTGGTGGTCCACTTCAGGGTCACGACGGCGGCCGGGCTGGCGGCGTACGACGAGAACTACGTCGGCGGGGACTTCAGCGCCGGCCGGATGGACCTTCGCGGCGTGTTCCGGCGGCCGGTCCTGAGCCGGGTGCCGTGGCGGACGCCGCTGCCGGGCGTGTACCTGTGCTCGTCCTCCACGCCGCCAGGACCCGGGGTCACCGGGATGCCCGGCTTCCACGCGGCCGGCCATGCGCTGCGGGACATGTTCGGGATGGGCGTCCCCGACCTCGGTTACCGGCGCCCGTGA